A single genomic interval of Helianthus annuus cultivar XRQ/B chromosome 13, HanXRQr2.0-SUNRISE, whole genome shotgun sequence harbors:
- the LOC110902909 gene encoding E3 ubiquitin-protein ligase dbl4, with protein sequence MFESEWKRMQKNLKRLMQDQLFRRHILENEWERTDVNLKKRVGLYPVASDEQKGDYKVYCKGLVSVKKSCAGVGVAIFDARDRCVFELRKGFSVNGLNDDDVIELRGLVESVYAAVMFGLQRVYIYCHSESVYRYLTGKERPTNNMTLTFVDALIFIQRKVGYRGPFLMQQSSVKVAYKLAKTAMASQATKFAEKVLEQCAICLEYKSKGSMFSHNNRSHKYCYSCMNKHVESKLLQGQLPECPHKSCKFKLEIESCKKFLNKRLHDIMSSRIKEASIPPTERVYCPFPKCSFLMSKTDLQNAASTSSHETWKRKCSKCRGRFCMNCKVPWHDKTKCSDYIKNFANQFVNEVELKSLAARNRWRQCIKCMQMIELAAGCHHISCRCGYEFCYRCGGAWINKTATCSCPLWDLGYILYAE encoded by the exons ATGTTCGAATCCGAATGGAAAAGAATGCAGAAGAATCTCAAGCGTCTGATGCAGGATCAGCTCTTCAGACGTCACATTCTTGAAAACGAATGGGAAAGAACTGATGTTAACTTGAAGAAACGGGTCGGGTTGTACCCAGTAGCATCAGATGAGCAGAAGGGTGACTATAAGGTCTATTGTAAGGGTTTGGTTAGTGTTAAAAAGTCGTGTGCTGGTGTTGGGGTGGCCATTTTTGATGCACGTGATCGTTGTGTGTTCGAGTTGCGAAAAGGGTTTTCGGTTAATGGTTtaaatgatgatgatgttataGAGCTTAGAGGTTtggttgagagtgtttatgctgcTGTTATGTTTGGGCTTCAACGGGTTTATATTTACTGTCATAGCGAATCGGTTTATCGATAT CTCACCGGTAAAGAAAGACCAACAAACAACATGACTCTGACATTCGTTGATGCACTCATCTTTATTCAAAGGAAAGTTGGTTATCGTGGCCCGTTTCTTATGCAACAAAGCAGTGTCAAGGTTGCGTATAAACTAGCTAAAACTGCAATGGCGTCTCAGGCAACCAAATTTGCCGAAAAAGTTCTTGAGCAATGTGCAATTTGTTTAGAATACAAATCCAAAGGCAGCATGTTTTCTCATAACAATCGTTCTCATAAATATTGCTATTCGTGTATGAATAAACACGTGGAATCAAAGTTGCTTCAAGGGCAGCTGCCAGAATGTCCACACAAGTCATGCAAGTTTAAACTCGAAATCGAAAGCTGCAAGAAGTTTTTAAACAAAAGGTTACATGATATTATGAGCTCGCGGATAAAAGAAGCTTCTATTCCTCCGACAGAGAGAGTTTACTGCCCGTTTCCTAAGTGCTCGTTTTTAATGTCGAAAACCGACCTCCAAAATGCTGCTTCTACGTCGTCACATGAAACTTGGAAGAGAAAATGTTCCAAATGTCGTGGCCGTTTTTGTATGAATTGCAAAGTACCTTGGCACGATAAAACTAAGTGCTCTGACTACATTAAAAATTTCGCGAATCAATTTGTTAATGAGGTGGAACTGAAGTCTCTTGCTGCAAGGAACCGTTGGCGCCAGTGTATCAAGTGCATGCAGATGATTGAGCTTGCTGCAGGGTGCCACCATATTAGTTGCAG GTGTGGATATGAGTTTTGCTATAGATGTGGAGGTGCGTGGATCAACAAGACAGCGACGTGCTCGTGCCCGCTTTGGGATCTAGGCTACATTTTATATGCCGAGTAG